TCCTGACCGTGATGTTCTTCTCTTTGCAGGAAAGGGCTGTCAAAATACTACGACGGGAAGTCCCAGTCGTTCGCGTGCATGTCCGAGGTGAGGTGCCTGGAGGATCTGCCCAAGAAGAGTCCCTACAAGAAGATCAAGCCGTGCAGGAGCAACATCGATCTAGATGGGAACCAGACAGCTTGCCCCGTACCTGCTCCCAACACCAGCAGCAAGGGAATCGCCAAGCAGAGCTCCTGCGCGAATCTGATGATGGCGCGGACCAGCAGCGCCAACATGCTCTACAGGCCTCCGGCGATCCCTGTCAACAAGAGCGCGTGCCATCAGTAGGGCTCGCAGCTGAAAAAAATGTCTGTCCATGGCTGGCCTCGCGTCCCTTCTTTGTTCCTTGATGAGGATTTTTCTTGGCGGGAGTATTAGCTTGTCAAATGTACTAAGAGGCTTTTACTTCTCTCATGTTCTTCAGGAAGACATATTGTTCAGGAAGGCATTGATTGATTCGGTGTGTAAATAGAGACCGATTGTATACCAAACATTTTCTTTCGATTAACAAAGATTATCTAAGATCCGAATTCTGAGCCATGGTACATGGCCTTTGACCATCCTGGttatttctcaacataacaaggagTACAAAGTAGCATGGCCAAAACAGAGAGCGGTCCTTTGGGTATCAGAGATGGAAGAATGTTTTACTCCCGCCGATCCAGTACTAAAGTTGTACTAAGTGAGCAACAAGTAATATGGATCATAGGGAATACAACTACAAATATTTCCCAGTGGAAAAAAGAATGGTGTGTCTTCACTGATTGCCAACCAAAAAATAGCTCTGCCTGATGCTTCAAGTGTTAAAACTCTTGGCGGGTGCTGTGAACACAACCCTGAATCATCTTGGTGATAGATGTTTGAACAAAACTTGTTATTTGGCAACAACACTGTGGGAAGACAATCCTGTCCCAGTGCGCCTTAGTAGTGTCAGTGGCTGTTAGAAAGCGTAGTCATAGATGGCCTGTGCAACTCCATCTTCGTCGTTGGTGGCACCGATTACATTTGCCACTGCTTTGGTCTTCTCGGCGCCGTTTGCCAGAGCGACACCCAGTGATGCTAGCTGTAGCATTTCTATGTCATTTTCTCCATCTCCAATTGCCATTACCTTGCAGAAAAAGGTTACAAAGTTAGAAATAATGCAAGTACCGGTAGTATTGGCGGCCAAACAAATTTTAAAATTTCGAGGATTCAACGGAAGCTTAGGGTATTATCTATTTGAAATGAGATTATAaattttggccatgttatttagaACAAAGGAAATTATCAAGACTAGATTTGTAACTGAAGGAAGTGAGAGAAGAAAATGCAGCAACATTTGACTTGCACCATGGAAGATGTATAGGGGAACTTAGACAACTTATACCTCGTCCGGACTAATGCAGAGATGGTCCAGCAAAATCTTCACCCCGGTGCCCTTCGAAGTTGCAGGTGGTACAAGCTCAAGCATATCAGGCTGTGCCTGAAGAACACCAGCCCTTTCTTCTATTGCCTTTGTCCAGTATGGCCTCAATTTGGAAGAAACTCCCTCAGAAGTTCCAATGAACACTAGTTTCTGGACATGAAAATTATGGCATAGTCAAGCTATAACAGATCTTAACGTTCTCAAACTGCCAAATCTTTTCTTCTTTAAAGATCCAAATATTTTTATAAACTGATGACTATGTCCATATATAAATGCAGATGCAATAAAAAACAGCAGCTTATTTGTTCCACCCATAGAAGTTGTGCGCACTAAAAAAATAGTTGATCTTTGACGAACTATTAAATCTTTGGTCGGCCACATGGACTTATTCATATTATACAAATGTTTATCAGAATGTGATTAAGAAAATGTCACTAATCCTTATGCTATAAGGTTTGAAGTGAAGGAACTAGTAAAATGATTCATACAGAACTGATCTCAGACTTGTAATTGACACAAAAAATAGCTTTGAAAATAAGTACAGCACCTGTATCTCAGCTGTTCCTAAAAGCTGATCAATAGATGACACTATTTCAGCCTGCAAGAAGAATCCCATGTAAATCAATAAGAATAGAAACATTTGGGATTCACAAAAGAATGGATAAGTAAACCCCATCATACCTTAGGTTCATGGTACACATCATGGAGAGAATCAACCAATGGATGCTCAAACATAGAAAAACACCGATCCTGGCTAAATGCTACTAATGGTATCTTGTGCTCCAAAGAATATAAGAATGCCTGCAGCATGCAAATAAAGTGTCACTAATGTTGCAG
The Triticum dicoccoides isolate Atlit2015 ecotype Zavitan chromosome 3A, WEW_v2.0, whole genome shotgun sequence genome window above contains:
- the LOC119268903 gene encoding uncharacterized protein LOC119268903, translating into MGRSAGAPRVLPAHQEDEDLFETSSSFSCDSDDEAQFSDGEDQFVPAAQPVRRLNSDGVYDLSSMKAELSAKKGLSKYYDGKSQSFACMSEVRCLEDLPKKSPYKKIKPCRSNIDLDGNQTACPVPAPNTSSKGIAKQSSCANLMMARTSSANMLYRPPAIPVNKSACHQ